One genomic region from Pyrinomonadaceae bacterium encodes:
- a CDS encoding WG repeat-containing protein, which produces MTKLISATVLVLGFLLFAVAQQTVDRTMASPAKGETVSQPTRKLFLTGDSTAFIDSDGRVVLSAAEPHLQEEIRRISRAFEMFREREEPETIGLRFGEFSEGFATVGWALCPMCRNPGFLNAIIDESGRVVIPPKTYHTGYGNFHEGLAKYTGQGWGFIDRSGRIVIPAKYTEVGDFSEGLAFVAGSERQRYGYINKEGRVVIPFRFTYASDFHEGLALVILRNVRYAFIDRTGKVVLQSQNWQGVDRFSEGLALVRISVRNNRLYRGYKEDKYGFMDRTGKLVIPPQFDLVERFSEGRAMVGQVVDDGTKWRDASRGPVRVGYIDRTGQVVIKPQYEWGKVFSEGLAAVAVMTPDKKRLWGYIDLEGRVVITPQFTNAMSFSGGLAAVNCDDYARNCKTYIDREGKVVWQAAGAEQ; this is translated from the coding sequence ATGACCAAACTGATTAGTGCAACCGTACTGGTTCTGGGTTTCCTGCTGTTCGCGGTCGCCCAGCAAACGGTCGACAGGACGATGGCGTCACCGGCAAAAGGGGAGACAGTCTCGCAACCAACTCGAAAACTTTTTCTAACCGGTGACAGCACTGCGTTCATCGACAGCGACGGGCGGGTTGTCCTTAGCGCTGCCGAACCACATTTACAGGAAGAGATCAGGCGAATCTCGCGAGCATTCGAGATGTTCCGCGAAAGGGAGGAACCCGAAACAATTGGGCTTAGATTTGGCGAGTTCTCAGAAGGCTTCGCCACGGTCGGTTGGGCGTTGTGTCCGATGTGTCGTAATCCCGGCTTTCTCAACGCAATAATTGACGAAAGCGGTCGCGTGGTCATCCCACCGAAGACTTACCACACGGGGTATGGCAACTTTCATGAAGGCCTGGCGAAGTACACGGGTCAAGGCTGGGGATTTATCGATCGCAGCGGACGCATTGTGATCCCGGCGAAATACACCGAGGTCGGAGATTTTTCAGAGGGCCTGGCTTTCGTGGCGGGGTCAGAGAGACAGCGATACGGCTATATCAATAAGGAAGGTCGGGTGGTGATTCCTTTTCGATTCACCTACGCCAGCGATTTCCACGAGGGCTTAGCGTTGGTGATTTTGAGGAACGTTCGCTATGCATTCATCGATCGCACCGGGAAAGTCGTTCTTCAATCACAAAACTGGCAAGGGGTGGATCGCTTTTCCGAAGGTCTGGCGTTGGTCCGGATTTCTGTGAGGAATAACCGGTTGTATCGAGGCTATAAAGAGGACAAGTATGGCTTCATGGATCGCACGGGAAAATTGGTGATTCCGCCGCAATTCGATCTGGTGGAAAGGTTCTCAGAGGGCCGCGCGATGGTCGGACAAGTCGTCGACGACGGGACCAAGTGGCGTGATGCCAGTCGCGGCCCGGTTCGCGTTGGCTATATTGACCGAACGGGTCAAGTCGTCATTAAGCCTCAGTACGAGTGGGGCAAAGTCTTTTCTGAGGGTCTGGCCGCAGTCGCAGTCATGACACCTGACAAAAAGAGACTTTGGGGCTACATCGATCTCGAAGGTCGCGTGGTGATCACGCCTCAATTTACCAACGCCATGTCTTTCAGCGGTGGCCTGGCCGCAGTGAATTGCGACGACTACGCAAGAAACTGTAAGACCTATATTGATAGAGAGGGCAAGGTTGTCTGGCAAGCGGCAGGCGCGGAGCAGTAG
- a CDS encoding DoxX family protein, with amino-acid sequence MTLLVLLLLLVGPYLLLTLAGRWSPRFHIEPAKRARVGLSLFFIFTGVGHFIRTPEMAAMLPLSVPYRTALVYLTGVLELLGAIGVWIPRLTRLTGFLLILMLIAILPANIYSAINRVDFGGHEAGPVYLLVRIPFQLFVIGWTYFATEQKWAGK; translated from the coding sequence ATGACCCTGCTCGTTCTCCTCTTGTTGTTGGTCGGTCCTTACCTGCTTCTCACTCTCGCGGGAAGGTGGAGTCCCAGATTTCACATTGAGCCGGCGAAACGCGCGCGCGTAGGTCTTTCGCTCTTCTTCATCTTCACCGGCGTGGGACATTTCATTAGAACTCCGGAGATGGCGGCGATGCTTCCACTCAGCGTGCCGTATCGCACTGCGTTGGTTTATCTCACGGGTGTCCTCGAACTACTCGGAGCGATCGGCGTGTGGATTCCACGGCTGACGCGCCTGACCGGGTTCCTCTTGATCCTGATGCTAATAGCGATTTTGCCGGCCAATATTTATTCGGCCATCAACCGGGTTGATTTCGGAGGCCATGAAGCTGGCCCGGTTTACCTGCTCGTGAGAATTCCATTTCAGTTGTTCGTAATCGGGTGGACATATTTCGCAACTGAGCAGAAGTGGGCGGGGAAGTAG